The Pseudomonadota bacterium genomic sequence AAAAATGCGCCAGAGCAGAATGTCGGGCGCGGTCACATCCTCGCCCGCGCCGGCCTCGACCAGGGTTCGTCGTAAGGGAGCCAGCACGTTTTTCTCGAGAAAGGTCTGGGGGAAAGGACAGCTCAGATTGGCGGCAATCCCGTGCCGGCGGGCGAGAAAGAATTTAAGCCAGCGCTCCATGCCGCGACCGGGAAGAATCACGATTTCCGGGCTCAGCAGCGCCGCAGTTTTTTTCCGGCCCAGATAAACGGCCAGCCCCTGAGCCAGCTCCTCCAGGGCATTACTGGCATGAATAAAAAAACCGGCCACGCGGGTTTCCTTTCTCCCTGAATCTGTGCTACAAGCTGGTTTTGCGAATTCGGTTTTCAGTCCGGATGATTTCCACTTGTCCTGAGACGTAAAAAACAGGAAAAAAGTATTATGTCCCCAGCTTAAAAACTGGGGACATAATACTTTTTCCAAATTAACTTTTGGCGATTTTCGGCCCAGGGTGCAACCCACCCGCGACCCTCTCGCCACCAGCGTCATCATACCAACGGCCTTGGCGCCGTCCAAATCGAGATGAACCACGATCCTCGCCCCCAACTGTTGCGGGCGGCAGTCATTATGAGTCTGCGGCCGGGAGAAGCGCCGCTGAACGACGGCGGTTTGCTGATCACAAGTAACCCCGCCGAGCGCCGTATTCTGGCCGTCGGCCGCTACCGGGAGCTGCGCCATGAGGGCGATTTTCAGGAAATCGATCTGGGTCCGGTAACCGTGGCCCCGGGCCTGATCAACGCCCATACCCATCTTGAAATCTCGCATCTGCAAGGCCGGACCAGCGGCGGCCGGGGTTTTGTCGCCTGGCTGAAAAGCCTGGTCCCCCATCTCAATGAGCCGCCGACGACCACGGCCCTGCGGCAAGCCTTAGACGAACTGCGTGACTGCGGCACGGTTTTTACGGCCGACATGGCCGACCGCCACGCCGCCCGGCTGACCGCGTTTCTTGACGAACAAGCGTTCCCCCACTGGCTCATGGTGCAACATTTCGGTTTTACCACAGCCTCCGCGCAGATACCACTGCCGCCAACGGCGGCCGAAATCAGCCACCCCGAACTGGCGCAAAGAGCGGATTTCTGCCGGGCCGGACACGCCTTTTACTCAACCCGGGCAAGCACCCTGCAGGCAGCCTTCAAGTGGTGTCAAAAAGAATACAAACCTTTTGCCCTGCACCTGGCCGAATCCCCGGCCGAGCTCGAAATGCTGGATCGGGGCCGAGGTGAAATGGCCGATTTTTTTCGCGAGACCGGAATCCTGCCCCCGGATTTCAAGCCGCCCGGCCTCTCGCCGATAAGTTATGCCGAGCGGCTCGGCCTGCTCAGCCGCCACACCCTGGCCATTCACTGCGTCCATCCCGTTTCCGACGACATCGAAACCCTGGCCCGCCGCCGGGTCAACGTCTGTCTGTGCCCGCGCAGCAACGCTTTTATCGGGGTCGGCCGGGCGCCCTGGGAACAATTCGCCGCGGCCGGCATTAATCTCTGTCTCGGCAGCGACAGCCTGACTTCCAATCACGATCTCAATCTCTGGCATGAGCTGGAATTTCTCTGCGCTTTTTCCCCCGGCACACTTGATCTGGAAAGCGGACTCGCCCTTTTGACCCGCAATGCGGCCCGGGCCCTGAACCTTAACCGGGATTACGGCAGTCTGGAAGCCGGTAAAATCGCGCGCTGGAGTATCGTGCCCGGCAATATTCTGAACCTTTTCCGCCGACCGGTAAACATTTTCCCCTAAACCATGTATCAATCCTTTATCTTTTATATCTTCGTCATTCTCATC encodes the following:
- a CDS encoding S-adenosylhomocysteine deaminase yields the protein MNHDPRPQLLRAAVIMSLRPGEAPLNDGGLLITSNPAERRILAVGRYRELRHEGDFQEIDLGPVTVAPGLINAHTHLEISHLQGRTSGGRGFVAWLKSLVPHLNEPPTTTALRQALDELRDCGTVFTADMADRHAARLTAFLDEQAFPHWLMVQHFGFTTASAQIPLPPTAAEISHPELAQRADFCRAGHAFYSTRASTLQAAFKWCQKEYKPFALHLAESPAELEMLDRGRGEMADFFRETGILPPDFKPPGLSPISYAERLGLLSRHTLAIHCVHPVSDDIETLARRRVNVCLCPRSNAFIGVGRAPWEQFAAAGINLCLGSDSLTSNHDLNLWHELEFLCAFSPGTLDLESGLALLTRNAARALNLNRDYGSLEAGKIARWSIVPGNILNLFRRPVNIFP